ACTGCAAGATATTTAGGATTTGTATTTATGATTCTCAGTGCCACAGTTTTACCTGCATTTTTGAAAGCAAATAAACTCAGGCTTGGTGAGAATAAAATACCTGGCCATGGGGTGCTGCAGGTGGAGTGTGTCGAGGAGCCTCTGCCCATGTCTGGTGAGGAGAGTTTCTCCGGTGTCTCGAGTGAACAGCACACTTCCACCGTCTGGACCGAGACAACGGCGGACCACACACTCCAGCGCCCCAATCACACCGACACACACCTGCAGAGACACACGCTCCTCCtgcatctacacacacacacacacacacacacacacacacacgcacacacacacacacacacacacacacacacacacacacacacacacacacacacacacacacacaccactgttAGCCCGCTAACAAAGAGAACgtattaaacaaatacacacatcaaTAATATGAGGACAAGCTAAAATATCATTGTTTGCATTTATCTGAACAGCAGTGCATTTGTGACGCAGGCAGATACAAAAGGCACCAATGAAACTCGTCGTGTTTTTATGATTACACAGCTGGatatacaaaagaaatgaaccaAAACGAACccaaaaaacactgtaaacgATCTCGAAACGATAACAACCTCCTAATCTGTTGTACATCCTCAAGCTTCACGCAGTTTCCAGGCGACGCTCttcttctgttgtgtttttttcttcctgtaaaCACAGCGGGATATACTGACCCCTGCCGGACACACGGCGGAAGCGTCTTCTATTCATAATGCAATTCTAAGTAATGGATGAAAGAAGTGTTTAATAAAGCGTTTACTATctttttaaaggaatggttcgaTACGTTTCGTAAAACCCGGTGTATTTAATCACCTCAGCTTTAATGAAATATGCTAAATAAGTCGTGTGAATCAAATtaaactttcattaaaaaaatcaagatttctaataaaaacgttataataattataacatatataattataattattacataagTTATAGCAGCATAAGAAAATAACAAAGTgaaacaaatagaaaataggGACAATACAgtgtataaatacaaaagaaaagaaaacaacacaaaaaacagtatagtgtgtgaaaataagtgaataaaacaCGAGCCAGATATGTTAAAGACAAGCTCACAAATAGCTTTTCTTGTATTCTTTGGATGTAGATTTTGATGTGTCCCCCAAATATTTTGTGACCTAACCAGTACTAACGTGACCCCTGCATTTCAAACCATTTCTACGCCCCTCATTAAAAGCTTGTCATAATGTCTGTATGGTTCCACCCACTGCTGCACAGCTTGCAATTggatgctctctctctctctctctctctctctctctccgtcatTGTCTCTCTAGCAGCGTTAAACTCAGTCTAACATCttgatattttctttcttttaaatagaACAGACTCTTACCATCTCAGTGTTCTCTTAAATTTTTCCGTTCTTGCTTCAAAGTAATTCAGATACTTCTCCAATCAGAGCTGCAGGTAAGTGTTCTTCCTCCTCAAATGcaatatgtgatttttttttacgatcCTCAGATTACATATATACTTAACAGTGAACTTTAATGTGCGTACAAACACatgttgtgtgcatttttatttaaactaacaacgctttgaataaatacatttatacgaATGCTCGTGTGGTTTGCATTAAGATTTGTTGGACGGTGtcgtgtatatataaatgcgtgtttattagtatttgtgttatatatatacaggtatgAGTTCGAGCCGGGGTATCAGTGTGTCTCGGGGGTATCAGTGTCACTGGCTTTCTGTGTCTCATTTCACTGTAAATAGAGTGGAAATCAATAAATCCCTACTcagcatttctcaaaataatcCAAGGTTAAGGAGCATCATGTCACCTGCTGTGTGCACTGAATGTGAACCTGCCTTTGCCTTTACACCTTATAATGAGCATCAGCATTACGCTTACCATCATCGGTGCAAAAGTCGAAGGTTATTAAAGTCATCAAAACTTTAGAAAGTCACACGCAACTCTTCAGATAACGTGCTTCTCCACTTCACGACCTCAGAATGCATGAAGGTGACGCTCTGCTGGCTGGTCCTTCCTCATCTCCAGCATCCCCTGGACAGAACGGATCAAAGATACCCGGACCTGCGAGTTCTCCACCCACGGCGGTTCATCCTCAGACCACAACCGCAGAGAGTTTGGCTCATAGCATCAGAAGCAAGTTTCTGAATGAGCTACATAAAGTCCCATGTAAGTGGATAGTCTCTGTCACACACATAATCACTTACTCGCCTGAGTATTTATTGtcgtttctgtgtgtgtgtgtcgtttcAGTACCATCCTGGGCTCTGGTGGCCCTCGGCTTCCTCATTGTCCTCATCACACTCAGCTGCTGCCTGTGTTTCTGCAAgaagatgatatttaaaaagaaaaagggtgggaaagataaaaatgaaaagaacaacATTAACCTGTCAAACGTGAAAGAGGATGGAACAAAACAGGTACTGagtattgatatatatatatatatatatatatatatatatagtgctggcGAAGCTTTtctgtaatatatgtgtgtgtgctgtgtatatttgttatgcatatacaagaacacacacatgcttgtatatatttaagaaaaatatttttaagcaatatATAACTGGTATCATGGGCTTGAAGTGAAAAGAGAAGCAATACCATAAAAACTAGCTACATTAaccatattaattaataaattaagatGCATGCACACAAAATTGGGCTCaataattcattaaacattcatatacacgtatataaaaatattaaaatctcttatattaaaaactttaatttagaaattatgTACTTATCACTTTATATATAGAGAGGTTaggttatacacacacacacacacatatatacatacatatatatacatacatacatacatatacatacatatatatatatatatatatatatatatatatatatatatatatatatatatatatatatatatatatatatatatatatatatatatatatatatatataaataatgtttgtatttacagGCTTTTCATCACGGCAATGATTCTGATCACAAGGAGGAGGATTCTGAATCTAAAGAGCCTCCAAAACTTGGAAAACTTCACTATACCCTTGACTACAACTTCACTGACAGCGCGGTATGAATATAAATCAGCGCCCAGCGTTAATTCAGCCATCAATATCCATATTAACGAGAGAAACTTGCTTCGGCAAGGGATTTATCTCCAGAGGgctttaatattataatgtattgctgGAGAACttcactgtaaaattacatttccaaaTCATTTCGAATGAATATGATATTGTTTCTTGCTCAGTTAGTTGTAGGTGTGGTTGAGGCAGAAGGTCTTGCTGCTATGGATATGAGCGGCACTTCAGATCCATATGTGAAAGTCTACATCCTCcctgacaaaaagaaaaagtttgagACAAAAGTTCACCGCAAAACACTGGATCCGACTTTTAATGAGCACTTCACCTTTAAGGTACACCTTAAAATCCACTTGCACTAAAAATACGTCACGCCGAGAATGTTAGAGGTCACAGCATTCACAATATGCTTTTAggaattgcattaaaatacttCTGTCTGCAGGTTCCATACGCAGAGCTCGGAGGAAAGACGCTGGTCATGACAGTGTATGATTTCGACCGTTTCTCCAAACATGACGCTATTGGGGATGTGAGGCTGCAGATGAACAAAGTGGACTTCAGTCAGCTCACAGAGGAATGGAGAGAACTGCAGAAAGCAGAGAAAGAAGAGGTACGAGTGAGAAAGGGAATTTGGAGCACAAGCAGGGTCAGgccaaatgctttttaatggcTCAGTCCGAATACGAATTGAAGAGGTCACATTGCATGGTAAATTGAAATGATCCCAAACAGTGGGATTTCATTATTactttgcattaaaacataaaccccaaggcttaagcctagtctcAGACTAATGCACGTATGGGTTATTTCAGCTGAAAGCACTTGAGTGGCCGTGaaatatgtcatatttattgttttacctCAAGATGCACACTTGTAATGTGTTTATCTAAGGCATATTTATAAAAGCCACTTAAATGACCGGCCCTAAAATAAATTGGCTTCACAGATTATTATAACACATTTgaaaagatattaatatatattcacatcaGACATATTATCGATGttaatttaatagtaataatatttaaatttggatgtaattaataaGACGTCTTGAAATTCTATAGATTTATTTAGGCCATTTAGTTATACTAAACTGAATTTACATTGACGCGTATGAATATTTACACAATGAATGCAAATCATACAAATTACGTACATTTACTATGCAAATATGAGTAAattataatgaaacaaaatacgCAGAATTACTTCTCTATGTATTCCATTCCCAGATATAATTATGAGTTACACCTCTGTATCAGCATGTGGCAGAAATGTGTTGATTTCAGGATGGAGAGTGAAATAATACCTGACTTTTCGTTGTTGACTCAACAGCATGAGCGGTTAGGTGATATTTGCTTGTCTCTGCGCTATGTACCGACTGCTGGAAAGCTGACTGTTGTCGTTCTAGAGgccaaaaacctaaaaaaaatggatgtggGTGGCCTCTCGGGTGAGTGGAAGAAGCGAAGCGACATTACATAcaggaacattttaaaatacagatccGAAACTGTATTTTTCCTGTTCTACAGACCCATATGTAAAAATCCACCTGATGCAGAACGGCAAAAggctgaagaaaaagaaaaccacaaTTAAGAAGAACACGCTGAACCCGTATTACAACGAATCCTTTAGCTTTGAAGTGCCATCTGAGCAGATTCAGGTAGAGCTGAAGATTCATTTATGTCCATATCTTCTGAAACCGAACAAACGTTAATGGTTCTGGATTGTTCTTCTGTCTCCTTTTAGAAAGTTCAGGTTGTGGTGACCGTCCTGGACTACGACAAAATTGGGAAGAATGATGCCATCGGAAAGGTTTTAATTGGACTGAACAGCACAGGAACGGAGCAACGCCATTGGTCAGATATGTTGGCCAATCCAAGAAGACCCATCGCTCAGTGGCACGCCCTTAAACCTGAAGAGGATGTGGATGCTGAACTGATAAAGAAATGAAGCTACGCGTGTGAGCCTTTCTGGACACGCATATTCAGTGGTTGCTTTCATTTGTGaagtttgtgtatatgtgtgcatgtttgcGTACGCTTTTCTTTCAGCCACATTTATAATCAAAAGCGCATTCATTTTTGGTACCTTGTACGAAGATAAAGGAGAAAAACTGTACTGGACAACATGAGACAGCATTTACAATGCAACTGCAAGAATAACACATTCTTGATTAAAACACAATATTCATGAGGAAATTATGTAAACCAGAATCAAATCCATTGGTATTTGATTGGTGAAAAGTAGGTTATGacattattgatattatttaaataatgtccCCCAATGAATTGTGCATAAGAGccttaaataaatagtttaccaaaaaaaaaaaaatcatttaattactcaccctctaGTGGTTATGAAACTTTGAGTTTGCTTCTTCTCTTAAAGACAGAAGACAATTTTATGGTAGCCATATTATGGGAAAATAATAATGGAAGTCTATGGCTAacatcaactgtttggttaccaacaatctttcaaatatctttaaaatactaCATATTTCATTCTTGGGTGAGCTCTCTCTTTATCAACTGTTAAGAAAGTAAACATGGTCAGTTTTAATCTAATGAAGTGGCACAACAAGGACATCTTAAGACAATTTAATAACCACATATGattgtacataaatatataaatatacaaaatcatTGATGGAGTCCATGTTATCCTCACAAATGACATGCATATGTActgaatgtatataaatgatgcattatATGTAACATACAAATTATGTTGATAtattatttgggattttcaCAAACGGAAATATGTACTCAAGTTTTTTGCAATATCGCTATTATTTATCATCGTAAACCTGGGTGTAAAtgcctaaaaatgtatttattctcttgataaaataaaataagccagAAATTTGTTTGCATGGGTTTCCTGATTCGACACAACGGCCGCTGATCTCTCAAAGGCTGAACTGTTCGTTTTCCAGCAGTGGCTCTGTATGTTCATCTGAATTCTAGAACAGAGTcggatatataatatattaactacaTAACAAACATTACAAGATTTTTGCATGCTTAATGTAGGTTAAAATTTAAGACcaccaaagaaaaatgaaggAATGTAGGGAACAATATAGTTCAATATgctttctaaatgtaaaaagagtttgaaaaagtactttaaaatagCTTagctataaaattaaatgatcacattgtaaaaaaattgtatgttcTTCATCTGTATTTTTGACGTTTTCCAGTGCAAATGTCTGAAGATTAACAAATCAAggtacatttatacataaaaacaaatattaatctCAGCTTAGAAATTCTTAGCTCAGAACATTCAACATAAATTCAAAGcaaaaactagttttttttattttaaaatacatttgctcTTGCATACGCTTAACTGTATTCAATTTCTTGTAAAGTTTTATGTTGCATCTCAAATGCATATGGATTTAAGAatgattatacatttttaccggaaaacaaaaaatactgtgggagatatttattagtagtaacgTATTCAACATTTAATGCCATGGCTTTCTTCCCTGGTCccttcatttattgatttaagaCTTGCTTTTTAAGACTCGCAGAAACCCTgaattattattgcatatatataaactatattctAGAGCTTGAACGTGTGAATGTTGTACCTGCATTACGCTGATGTAGTCCTGTTTGTGGAGGGTGCTGTAGGACTTAATACCTTTCCAAATCAGAAAGAGCATGTATATGGCTGCTAACATGCACTGGAGGATGGACACGAAACCACTGCCTTTCAGCACATACACTCCAATGcgctgagacagagagaggagaaagacCATAAGCTCATGTAAGTGGCATATCCTAGTGGTTTATTGAGTGGCAGTGTGTCTGTACACACACCTGCTGAGGGGTGGCCTTTTCCATTAGTGAGGATTTAATAAAGAAGGTGGCAAAAGAACAAACCGCAAACAGCAAGCTGAAGATATTCAGGCCCATCAGAGTCATGACCTACAACACCAGAGATCACAGACAAGCCTATTAACACCATATACCAAGGATACACTCATACAGCTATTACAAACATCTAAATATCACTGCAATAGgcaacaaaatatcaaaccaagggacattcatttcaaaaataagGGAGCACAAATAGATTTCAATCCGAGTGTTTCACAAAAAGATGTTTATAGAGCAAAAAAAAGATACTGTtcaaaaaagaagacaaaaggttataaaaaaatgcattaaaaaaaaaaagacaaaacaaacttACCTTGATTTTTTGGGGTTTCCTTTGGATGTCGATTGCAAGTGACCCCGTGGCTAGAAACTGAGACATAAACAgatatatacagaaaataactGATCAGTAACTGTATTGTAGTGTTTCAGACCGATCACTGCTTTTGTTCTGATTTAATGACGGTCAAATCTGGAAACCGAAGTGTTAACTGGAGGACTTACGAAAAGGCTGCACCATATTGGAGCTGTCATAGACGCGGAGCAGCTGAAAGTCAAACAGGTATAAGAGAAAGTGGAAAGAATACAGAAGCCGGCGCTGAAAATCTGAACAACCtgaaagagaagagaggaaTAAAAGGATGCAGTATATCCTGCCCACTACTGGTCAAAAGAAAACTTGTATGCAATAATGAAAGTATCAAATATTAGTATGGCATGCTACCATCACGTATTTAATACAGCAAGTGAcattcatttagaaaataaaatgtttagtttttaatctttGACCATCTTTTGACAAGTCAAAAGATGGTAAATATGATGCTGCTGCTAtcacttttcactttttattattttagcatcactgattgtaattttgttgtgtttttgtcatttttattcgttttttaatGTTGATAACGTTCTTAAAAGTAcattcgttttatttattttagtactttatgtTCAACTAAACTGAGAAATGTCTCCCTGGCATGTAGCTGAAATTTGTTCCttaaatctgaattttattGGGTGTCTGTGACAGTTAAACCAGATTTTGTTACCCCAGAGAGGAGGAGGCGGGTGTTGACCGTTGTCCCAAACCAGCGGACCAGTCTGTCCTCCATCAACTCTCCAGCTGTAGAGTCGTCAGCTGGAACAGGGCAGGGCAAAGGGCGTGCCTTAAAAAACACCTGATGAAGTCCTTCCTGGAACATGTTCTGAGTCGTctggggacaaaaaaaaaagccatcatAAGCAACCAGAACAACAAAAGgacttgatttgatttagagTTTTTGTTGAGTAGTACATCAGATTGGTTAACATACATAAACCGTAGCATTTACAGTCATGCTTGATCACTGGCAGTTAAATACAAGTCTATAGAGGCTATTCCGGATTTACGAGTAATGTATAACTTACCTCTGGAATCCCAGGCATTGTATATGAAACACCTTTATAAATCAGTGCAAAACAAGTCAAGCATTGAAATATATGGATACACTTATAGACGAACACCCGTCTTCGTGAAACACAGGGTCAAAGTTCTACCTCGGGGTCTTGCTCTTAAAGCCCGCCCAATAGGGAGAGTCCTGATGCGTGATTTGTCAGGATCTGATCAAAGGTTGTTTAGAGTCATAGTTTCATATTGGCTGATATGAATCTTATTGTTTAAAGTAagctttataattatttttttaaatgtaaataaaaagttaaaatagcaTAAAAGTTGCATATATTGCTGAAGCAGTGTTTATTGAtaattgaataaacattttgcatttaagacaacaaaaaaagtaaatacagcAATATGAGAAAATCAGCAAACAACTCGtgcagtacaaaaaaataaatcacaggtGCTTGTCTTACATTCAATCAATTCAACAGCTTTAGTTTGCATAAGGcaatatgtgtaaaaaaaaaaaagatttacaatACTGTGGCAGTAAGTTTGcctcttcatcagaacagatatTGAGCAATTTAGCATTATATTACTTTCATtcagtcaatgggtgccgtcagaaaatAGCcgaataaaaacatcacaataatccacacgacAGTTTATAAATGATCATCTCGTGAAGTGAAAAGTTATGTGGATCAgctatgtttttatcagctgtatgGACTCTCtttctcacggcacccatttactgcagaggatccattaaggagcaagtaatgtaatttatatgtttcttttaataaatctgtttatACGAAGAAACAATTTCATTTACATCTCAGATGCTCTGAAGGCGAGTcaattttcagcacattttaatttctgggaGAACTATATTCCTATATTTGGTAATACATTTCACGTCACACTTTTATAAACAAACTCCTATATAGCGATATCattcttcttctcctccagcAAACATATCAGCCAGTCTTCTGAATCGAGGTCCCCAGTTCTGCAGATGCTGGAAGTCCTGATCTCCATCACTGATGGATGACTGCAGAGAGCTGAGAGATCCAGATTCAGACTGCTCACCCTCGTGAGCAAACACCAGCATGGAGTCATACGGCGCCACAAAGCGGTCATCATTCGCGGTGCACAAGTTCTACAGAAACACAGAGTCCAGTATTAACACATGCATGTAACTTCTGATGGTGGTGAATTATTATACTTACTATACCTCGTATATAAAGCTTTCGATGTCTTCATTCTCGTCTGGAAGATGCCGGCAGAAGATTGTAGGTGACGCCATTGGGGCAATATCGTTAGAGAAAACCTCTAGTCCGCTGCACAATAGGATCATATCAAAATCCTGTAACATACATGTGCATACAGAACATAACTGATGAGACTTGATAAAAGCAAAGTTAATTGAACATGATATGTGGAAGAGTTTGTGCACCTGGTCCTGTTCGCCTCCTCCTTCTTcattataacataaaatattgtcCCTGTCTTCTTCTGTATGGTTGAAGTGTTGCCAATGAGCTTTTCTTTCACACCTTCTTTTCAGGACAATAAGCAACAGTAACAgcactataaaaaaagaaaacatttttgaaaatcatcACCGTTAAACACTCTTTTCGAGTTggtctgaaagaaaatgcaaattcattctttgccactaggtgtcgcttttgaaacattaaaagctcacaaacactgcttcacCAGATCCAGAGGGGcttggaaaaattaattgttgaatTAATCGAACagataagataaaaataaatgcatagtaccagaaaatgaaagtgttttatacATGCGTATCAACCTGTTAATTaagactcccaaaaccaaaacatgaatCTTTCATAACTCATAACAGGGGCTCTTCAATAATTTTTTGAAATTAGAAATTAacactttttgaaaaattaaattgataGTATAATAATGATACAGTAGTTTTTGCTTACCAAGAAAGCATAGGATGGCTGCTAGCACGTAGATGGACAGAGTGACGCCGGCAGCAGCAGCATATACGTCTTTGAAGCAGGTAACGTCATCACCTTTACAGTCACACACCTCCACTATGATAGACCTGTTCTGAAATAACCTCTTGGAGTCGTACACACGCAATACCAGGCTGTATTCGCCAAGAGCCAGACGTCTGAGCGGCTTCAGCAACACCACGCCGCCTGAGAAACGAGGGGAGAGCAGAAGTGTGAGATATCCAGTATATTTACACCAGATTTACATACCTTTATGTGGGCTAAACCAGTCCTACTGCTGGAGTTGCTGATGACAGTCCAGTTGCTTTGATATTCTGTATTAAGCTCTATGACGAAAGGTGGGCCGTTTTCGGGGCCGTCTGGATCCGTGATCGTCAGACGGACCGGTTTTGGTTCGATGAGGCACATCGGGACTCTGCGCTCCTCCAGCACTGGAGCGTTGTCATTAACGTCCAACAGCTTAATCACTAATGTGCCTGTTCCTGTAGCCGGCTCGTCATCTACAGAAACATAGAACATCAGACGCGTAACacaaaaatgagtaaataacaGAGTTGTCATTTTTTGGGGTGGACTATTCTAAAGGCTTGAATACACTACTTGAGTTTTTCAGTCTCAGATTTTTGGGCTTCAGATTACGAAATCTGACCCTCAGGCCATCCTAGATGTggattaatttatttcttcatcagaacatatttggagaaatgggttacttgtggattattgtgatatttttatcagctctttggGCTCTcgttttgacggcacccattcactgaagaacaagtgaatgggtgccgtcagcatTACATCAATTGgtgaacaagtgatgtaatgctaaactTCTCCAAATTCATcgacatcttggatggcctgacaATGAGTAACTTTTCAGCACATTTCCACTTTGAAATGAACTAATCTTAGTCTTCAGGCACTGCCATCTTTATTACAATTACCATTGTCATAAGCCAGTACTAAGACAGTGTACTCTTCATTTCTTATGAACGAGGCCTCTCTGTCCAGTGAACTCCTCACTTTGATGAGTCCAGTGTCCTCTGTGATCTCAAGCCAGTTTGCAAAGTCTTGCAGCAACTTGTATCTGATATCACAACACACAAACGTGACAGAATTGAACACATGACAGACAGTGGTGCTTACCAAATACACAACAATACATAAAAGTTTGGTTCTTACAATAGCAATAGCATGGATTTGTTTGGatgtgttttgttattgtttttaggtattttaccttttttagtttgcatgtatttagtttttcttgtattaaacttttctattttttatttcaaataataagaATGCCGTAATACTTTTAATTACAATACCCTACTGggtaacacacaaaaaatgtttttgtatgtttgtatttttgtgtgtgtaatatatatatatatacacacacacacatatacatgtacacacatatacatatacatatatatacaaatatatatttttatttataatatgtatatattatatacaagtatttgtgtgtgtaaaacctTATTTTCTGCTCTCTAGCAGTATCTGGGTCATAAGCTGTGTATTTGGTGATGGTGCTGCCCACTTCGAGGTCCTCATGTGTCatgatttttttcctctcaggCTCAAAGACAGGCGGCTCGTTTACATCCTGCACTGTGATGGTGACGGTAGCAGTGGAGGTGGCCAAAGGAATAGCAAAAGGAACCTCGTTCTTGACCACCACCAGCAGAGAGAAAGCGTTGGTCTGCTCAAAGTCCAGACCCTGAACATATATGAACaaatttatttaccattttcatatattttactgtCTCTCTTAAACTATGTAATGCATccttacagaaaataaaacaaatttattgcATTACTGAGTCTATACAAACATTATTGTATATACAGTTTGATTTATGAATGTATATTCACTTTTGATGTCATGATGATTCCTTCCATGCCGCTGGGGCCGGTGCTGATGTTGAAGAACCCTTTCTCATTGCCCTTGATGATGGTGAAACTTGCCACAGAGTTTGCAGTTAAAGGCTCATCTCTATCTGTGACATCCAACCTTGCAACAACTTCCCCAGCCTTATTTTCCTGTACCGTACCTGCATACTGccaaagcacacacaaacagaccaTATTAGAGCTATTAAACATCAGAAGTGCCTCTACATTTAGCCTAAATTCAAAAATGAACTTACCTTTCTTTGGCTGAACTTAGGAGCGTGATCATTACTATCAGTAATTCTGATGATGACCATACAGGTGGAAGAAAGGCCGTGTCCATCCATATCTGCCGCTTCCACGGCCAGACTATACACGGCTTGATTCTGTTATCAGAAATAGCAAAAAAAGACAGCCATGTTCAGATGATGGTCCTGAAACAATAtcaacatgcatgtttttttgccattaataaaaagttttatttatataattttgcaaaATTGACCAAAAtgtactttctattcatcaaagaatgctgaaaaatgcataccgattttcacaaaaatattaaacattatttttattaatagccTCTGGGCACACAGCAGGTAAAAATCttatgtgcttttatttgtataatgtaCATTATGTTCTACGCTGGAAGAGTAATCATCCATCATAATCACTGAAAATCTCACagttatattaaatgaaactcTTTACACGACACACTACAAGTAGCTtgcaaactaaaactaaatcacCGAGTTAAAATGGGAATTGGATTGAACTGCAAACCACTGGAATTTAAGGTTTTTTCACGCCATAATTCAAGCCAAAAATGTCTTGATGAACTTTCCTTTTCAAATGTAGAAATGGCcattttgattatatattaattttaaattattttaattcgaGTGAAAATTACATTGGAATTCTTTTTGCCACCTCACGTCGaagtttagctttatttttatttgtttttttaagtatttttagtGCTTTAATAGTTGCCAAAGCGACATTTCTAACTctagtatttacattttatttaagctttaatAGGTTCATATTAACACCAACAACTAACAGCTTTAATACAGTTAAATTCACTTCAAACCTCTCTGTCTAGAACTCCTATTGCGGCCAGGCTGATGACTCCGCTGTCTGGGTCGATGTGAAACAGCCCACCATTGGGTTGCGTTTTAACCAGCTTGTAACGTACAATGC
This region of Puntigrus tetrazona isolate hp1 chromosome 18, ASM1883169v1, whole genome shotgun sequence genomic DNA includes:
- the syt1b gene encoding synaptotagmin-1b, whose translation is MHEGDALLAGPSSSPASPGQNGSKIPGPASSPPTAVHPQTTTAESLAHSIRSKFLNELHKVPLPSWALVALGFLIVLITLSCCLCFCKKMIFKKKKGGKDKNEKNNINLSNVKEDGTKQAFHHGNDSDHKEEDSESKEPPKLGKLHYTLDYNFTDSALVVGVVEAEGLAAMDMSGTSDPYVKVYILPDKKKKFETKVHRKTLDPTFNEHFTFKVPYAELGGKTLVMTVYDFDRFSKHDAIGDVRLQMNKVDFSQLTEEWRELQKAEKEEHERLGDICLSLRYVPTAGKLTVVVLEAKNLKKMDVGGLSDPYVKIHLMQNGKRLKKKKTTIKKNTLNPYYNESFSFEVPSEQIQQRHWSDMLANPRRPIAQWHALKPEEDVDAELIKK
- the si:dkey-30c15.13 gene encoding uncharacterized protein si:dkey-30c15.13, translating into MPGIPETTQNMFQEGLHQVFFKARPLPCPVPADDSTAGELMEDRLVRWFGTTVNTRLLLSGVVQIFSAGFCILSTFSYTCLTFSCSASMTAPIWCSLFFLATGSLAIDIQRKPQKIKVMTLMGLNIFSLLFAVCSFATFFIKSSLMEKATPQQRIGVYVLKGSGFVSILQCMLAAIYMLFLIWKGIKSYSTLHKQDYISVMQNSDEHTEPLLENEQFSL
- the LOC122362672 gene encoding B-cadherin-like — encoded protein: MKKFTRGSFTYILCLMVVTIHGEIIREYLAAVKQQGRFMLAKRNSCALGQNHFCLIRRKRDWLIPPVSVSENDSGPFPKQVVKMKSTAADSKTMIYRITGAGADQPPIGLFTVDKRTGWLWVTKSLDREETALYVLTTHASAKDQSYNETSVRLTIKVIDQNDNKPLCTQDPFMGQVPERAKQNATVIKVTAKDIDDPETANGIVRYKLVKTQPNGGLFHIDPDSGVISLAAIGVLDRENQAVYSLAVEAADMDGHGLSSTCMVIIRITDSNDHAPKFSQRKYAGTVQENKAGEVVARLDVTDRDEPLTANSVASFTIIKGNEKGFFNISTGPSGMEGIIMTSKGLDFEQTNAFSLLVVVKNEVPFAIPLATSTATVTITVQDVNEPPVFEPERKKIMTHEDLEVGSTITKYTAYDPDTAREQKIRYKLLQDFANWLEITEDTGLIKVRSSLDREASFIRNEEYTVLVLAYDNDDEPATGTGTLVIKLLDVNDNAPVLEERRVPMCLIEPKPVRLTITDPDGPENGPPFVIELNTEYQSNWTVISNSSSGVVLLKPLRRLALGEYSLVLRVYDSKRLFQNRSIIVEVCDCKGDDVTCFKDVYAAAAGVTLSIYVLAAILCFLVLLLLLIVLKRRCERKAHWQHFNHTEEDRDNILCYNEEGGGEQDQDFDMILLCSGLEVFSNDIAPMASPTIFCRHLPDENEDIESFIYENLCTANDDRFVAPYDSMLVFAHEGEQSESGSLSSLQSSISDGDQDFQHLQNWGPRFRRLADMFAGGEEE